A single window of Salvia splendens isolate huo1 chromosome 8, SspV2, whole genome shotgun sequence DNA harbors:
- the LOC121745405 gene encoding serine/threonine protein phosphatase 2A regulatory subunit B''beta-like, with protein MDLDFNGDITCLDAELLQIQDVSALAIKANPFVAEKLFDQWLSLPETNSLVKSLLNKAKGGGPLNASGTASTNTAASNTLPSMFPSGSSTPPLSPRSSGSPRLIKQRTGPSALGLKSVNEPVKELIPQFYFQNGRPPPNEMKERCLFRINQFFYGHVDGLQIHEFKPVTKEICKLPSFFSSVLFKKIDTEGAGIVTRDAFVDYWINRMLTKDLATQLFTILKQPENRHLVQDDFKPVLRELLTTHPGLEFLQGTPEFQERYAETVIYRIFYYGNRAGNNRLTLKELRRSNLIAAMQHADEEEDINKVLRYFSYEHFYVIYCKFWELDSDHDFLIDKENLIRYGNHALTYRIVDRIFSQVPRKFTSKVERKMGYEDFVYFILSEEDKSSDLSLEYWFKCIDLDGNGIITRNEMQFFYEEQLHRMECMAQEPVLFEDILCQIVDMVHPEDESYFTLRDIKGSRLSGSVFSILFNLNKFMAFESRDPFLIRQERENPNLTEWDRFAHREYIRLSMEEDAEDASNGSGDNWDEPLEAPF; from the exons GTAAAATCGTTGCTCAATAAAGCTAAGGGAGGTGGCCCGTTGAATGCTTCTGGAACAGCAAGCACAAATACTGCAGCTAGCAATACATTGCCTTCTATGTTTCCTTCAGGTAGTAGTACACCACCACTATCACCCAGGAGTTCAGGTTCTCCTCGACTCATCAAACAGAGGACAGGTCCTTCTGCCTTAGGCTTGAAATCAGTGAATGAGCCTGTGAAAGAGCTTATACCTCAG TTCTATTTCCAAAATGGTCGGCCACCACCTAATGAAATGAAAGAGCGGTGCTTGTTTAGAATCAACCAATTTTTTTATGGTCATGTGGATGGACTGCAAATACATG AATTTAAACCAGTGACGAAGGAAATTTGCAAGCTCCcgtctttcttttcttctgtaCTGTTTAAAAAGATTGATACTGAGGGTGCTGGAATTGTGACCAG AGATGCATTTGTTGATTATTGGATTAATAGAATGTTAACCAAGGATCTGGCTACACAGTTATTTACAATCTTGAAGCAGCCAGAGAACAGGCACTTGGTCCAG GATGACTTTAAACCTGTTCTTCGAGAACTTTTAACCACTCATCCTGGGCTGGAATTCCTACAGGGTACGCCTGAATTTCAAGAAAGATATG CTGAAACTGTAATATACAGAATATTTTACTATGGGAATAGAGCGGGTAATAATCGTCTTACACTAAAAGAGCTGAGACGCTCAAACTTGATTGCCGCAATGCAGCATGCAGATGAAGAAGAGGATATTAATAAAGTCTTGAG GTACTTCTCATATGAGCATTTTTATGTGATATACTGCAAGTTCTGGGAACTGGACTCGGATCATGATTTTTTGATTGACAAAGAAAACCTCATCAGATATGGTAACCACGCACTAACCTACAGGATTGTTGATAGAATATTTTCTCAG GTTCCGAGAAAGTTCACCAGTAAGGTTGAACGAAAGATGGGCTATGAAGATTTCGTCTACTTCATATTGTCAGAGGAGGATAAATCATCTGACCTTAGTCTTGAGTATTG GTTCAAGTGCATAGATTTGGATGGTAATGGAATTATAACGAGGAATGAAATGCAATTCTTTTATGAGGAGCAGTTGCATAGAATGGAATGCATGGCCCAAGAGCCTGTGCTTTTCGAAGATATATTGTGTCAAATTGTGGACATGGTTCATCCAGAG GATGAGAGCTATTTTACGCTGCGAGATATAAAAGGAAGCAGACTTTCTGGCAGTGTTTTCAGTATCCTGTTTAACCTTAATAAGTTTATGGCTTTCGAGTCTCGTGATCCTTTTCTAATTCGGCAG GAGCGCGAGAACCCAAATTTGACAGAGTGGGATCGATTTGCTCACCGGGAATATATTAGGCTCTCAATGGAGGAAGATGCAGAAGATGCCTCTAATGGAAGTGGAGATAATTGGGATGAACCACTCGAGGCTCCTTTTTGA